A stretch of Besnoitia besnoiti strain Bb-Ger1 chromosome Unknown contig00015, whole genome shotgun sequence DNA encodes these proteins:
- a CDS encoding uncharacterized protein (encoded by transcript BESB_028020), which produces MAFSPRASSLVPPAFLSNFDSFSSSSSLPPAAGYPLYETDADLLDSFFSPPSPLSTHKPLEPPSASAPPPSFPSHTSPAYVSLPVSSAAFSSTSAPSSSSSSSSSSCCSSSSSSSSSSPSSSAPVFSSCSCAPSSSSAASSLSCPSSSSSSSLPSVPTPSGAWQPAVAFSSWTSPLLPQVNEDCEVRLAAQTRPWGVESSRLAAEDDSAFDFSAARGLWTGATPRSLHESEAPAEAAELQGCEDENQGCPRRAEEVDRHDEVASPSARVCSQMGAGHASICGALQAAPQPWKNLRILNLHCNRLTSLAGIESLQLLEELVASANEIRRLEGLRGLKKLRVLDLSANKLSDVVGLCGLTSLVCLALAFNRIETLDGFQHIWGPGYRLERLDLRGNCVGDFRQLLHLAGLHALRRLRLGDGEDAAAAFLGRLPASEDARRRALLAGGNRICFGRRYRECVFFSCPSLSHLDGREGREARRAEGPSEEAVLADSLGVAGGPIDLAVEQLALENALRLVEPDAARNSPASGSPSFSCEGAGDVPRQLRAVQAPGGNRVENSRPPASVSAPARCERAPETAKRRSEEEEARAALRRSLPLPCMRQKQKLQGPSETVQEASSSASSSSASAACARSASASRGGWAETQLNAERRADARDADASASGPAKLQEGGADSDARGVEISKETGRRAEDRDEERAEDGRAPEGPLAPFPVDVASLSHALHSLSLAAAATTASTPPALLSALLAALSLHQLPLSPASAPGALPRIPAASAQSSLDARAATADERLRLSMQLLLPVLQSEETLPALFALFQRAACAGSRCGEGHGLAPRSTGDAAQERLRRASEPRRSRRLDGCMRRARDRGASGRPRRGSAEAEGDSRDEGVKTDAEARPSTVVEEDASRMSRAKPHREQDGGGDASCFEEECRGRQRRKRDAALLAGLARIEAELEKKDKERKALNLALEETRAALRDANAALLRKEEENRENRALCSQTRRIDSSESPDRSGAAAESPSSQGRWARSPESRSRRRTRRMQSAWAERARNFKPARGRASSVTQPRCAVSDATSGFNRPRSESCPACNIDIEVLQAAGVSAGDATACRLPLSLLTASEWGEAGESLSQEREQGEGAWRAGCGESQKERRRREKAPVRTVDRMQQTEETQATRSEWMERLQAAEESARTFALQLQRSKQDALEKEKLETEVAALRARHQGLQCTYTALEERLREKEREEDARRQAKDEEDKLRERDRKEVAARAAHAEARQESLEKEAESLREALRDARRDAEKAKERTDKRTRSLMEKHEKEKTTREQEFRKQLRQLEDAFKETLQQCRREHLAAEDAFRARFREREREEEKTLQMLRDEKRTTDEQERLLRAAARQEEEANRAIQKLADKLEEASRETQALCREKERLADRLAHAQSESARDDEELRQARVLLQQLRGDFQTFRETCVSRERFELSEKARDQAERQLIGVKARDAQHEETAKALREAREKEKRVADALREANLTLSLKEKMFRTQEEQLDNLRNQLKTKEEALEEMAARLKKKEKDTEKKLQEYADRAHDWRGKYEEEVAPLRRALEEREKTFEELHSAHAELERKFLSQQAALEYAQEELQALTASVAEKREREKAELERVWRLEHEEATRALAGQLKAAEETVLRLRAEAREREREGERLRERLEETKKKKKERDMEMRILLELEEKKKAHAAETVKQMDGLLRQLEKECSGKRTAK; this is translated from the exons ATGGCAttttcgccgcgcgcttcctccttgGTGCCTCCCGCTTTCTTATCAAATTTCGattctttctcttcctcttcttcgctgccgcccgcggccgggTACCCTCTTTACGAAACCGACGCAGATCTTCTTGACtcgttcttctctccgccttcgcctctctcgacGCACAAGCCGCTCGAACCTCCTTctgcctcagcgccgcccccctccttcCCGTCCCACACTTCGCCCGCATATGTCTCCCTTCCTGTTTCTTCGGCGGCGTTTTCCTCTACGTccgctccttcctcttcctcttcttcctcttcttcgtcttgttgctcctcctcgtcttcctcgtcttcctcttcgccatcttcgtctgctcctgtcttctcttcttgctcCTGCGcaccttcctcttcgtctgctgcctcctccttATCGTgtccttcttcgtcctcctcttcttccttaCCGTCTGTGCCCACTCCTTCCGGCGCGTGGCaacccgccgtcgccttctcgtcgtggacctctccgcttctgccGCAAGTGAACGAAGACTGCGAAGTCcgtctcgctgcgcagaCTCGCCCGTGGGGCGTGGAGAGCTCGCGGCTTGCGGCAGAGGACGACTCGGCTTTCGacttctctgctgcgcgcgggctGTGGACAGGCGCGactccgcgcagcctccacgagagcgaggcgcctgcagaggctgctgaGCTGCAAGGCTGTGAAGACGAAAACCAGGGATGCCCCAGGCGAGCCGAGGAAGTTGACCGTCACGACGAAGTCGCGTCTCCCAGCGCGCGCGTTTGCTCGCAAATGGGCGCTGGACATGCGTCGATCTGTGGAGCGCTGCAAGCAGCCCCTCAGCCGTGGAAGAATCTTCGAATTTTGAACCTGCATTGCAACCGACTGACATCGCTCGCC GGCATTGAAAGCCTGCAGCTACTTGAGGAGCTAGTCGCGTCAGCGAATGAAATTCGTCGCTTGGAAGGTCTGCGAGGGCTCAAGAAACTCCGGGTGCTTGACCTCTCTGCGAATAAG ctctcGGATGTCGTCGGCCTATGCGGCCTCACTTCGCTTGTCTGTCTGGCGCTGGCGTTCAATCGCATCGAGACGCTCGACGGGTTCCAGCAC ATCTGGGGACCGGGCTACAGGTTGGAGCGTCTGGATCTGCGCGGCAACTGCGTGGGCGACTTCCGCCAGCTGCTTCACCTCGcggggctgcatgcgctgcgccgccttcgcctgggAGAcggggaggacgcggcggcggcctttcTGGGGCGCCTTCCCGCGtccgaggacgcgcgccggcgggcgcttcTCGCGGGGGGAAACCGCATCTGCTTCGGCCGCAGGTACCGGGAGTGtgtcttcttcagctgcccTTCGCTCTCTCATCTCGATGGGCGCGAGGGGCGtgaagcgaggcgcgcagagggtCCCAGCGAAGAGGCCGTCCTCGCGGactcgctcggcgtcgcaggcggccCCATCGACCTCGCGGTGGAACAACTGGCGCTCGAAaacgcgctgcgtctcgtagagcccgacgccgcgcggaacTCGCCAGCTAGCGGGTCGCCTTCTTtcagctgcgagggcgctggcgacgtGCCGCGGCAGCTTCGCGCTGTGCAGGCGCCTGGGGGAAACCGCGTAGAGAATTCGAGACcgcccgcgagcgtctccgccccagcgcgctgcgagagggcgcctgagacggcgaagcgaagatccgaagaggaggaagcgcgagcggccctccgccgctctctgccgctgccaTGCATGCGACAGAAACAGAAACTTCAGGGCCCGTCGGAGACTGTGCAggaagcctcttcttccgcctcctcttcttccgcgtccgcggcgtgcgcgcggagTGCGTCAGCGAGTCGAGGGGGgtgggcggagacgcagctcaacgcagagaggcgggcagacgcgcgcgacgcagacgccagcgcgagcggaCCGGCAAAGCTgcaggaaggaggcgccgacTCGGATGCGCGCGGGGTTGAAATATCGAAAGAgacagggcggcgcgcggaggacagagacgaggagagagcggaagacgGGCGGGCGCCTGAGGGTCCTCTTGCTCCCTTTCCGGTGGATGTAGCTTCCCTGAGTCACGCGCTGCATTCACTGTCCcttgcggcggcagcgaccaCGGCttcgacgccgcccgcgctcctctctgcgcttctcgcggcgcttTCTCTCCATCAGCTTCCCCTCTCGCCGGCCTCAGCCCCCggggcgctgcctcgcattccagccgcctccgctcaGTCTTCACTCGatgcccgcgcggcgacggcagacgaGCGACTGAGGCTCTCcatgcagcttcttctccccgtgctgcagagcgaggagacgctaCCGGCGCTCTTCGCTCTGTTTCAGCGGGCTGCGTGCGCGGGTTCGCGGTGTGGGGAGGGACACGGCCTTGCGCCACGGAGCactggcgacgcggcgcaggagcggctgaggcgcgcgagcgagccgagAAGAAGTCGGCGACTTGACGGGTGTatgcggagagcgcgagaccGCGGGGCGAgtggaaggccgcggcgggggagcgCCGAGGCCGAAGGTGACTCTAGAGATGAGGGGGTGAagacagacgcggaggcgagaccCTCGACAGTGGTGGAAGAGGACGCGTCGCGGATGTCCCGCGCGAAGCCCCACAGAGAGCAGGACGGGGGTGGAGATGCCTCCTGCTTCGAAGAAGAgtgcagaggccgccagcggcgcaagagagacgcagcgctgctcgcgggcctcgcacGCATCGAGGCGGAGCTCGAAAAGAAGGATAAAGAGCGAAAGGCGCTGAACCTTGCcctcgaggagacgcgcgccgcgctgagagacgcgaacgccgcgcttctccgcaAGGAAGAGGAGAATCGAGAGAACCGCGCGTTGTGttcgcagacgcggcgtATCGACTCTTCAGAGTCGCCTGACCGTTCAGGAGCCGCGGCCgagtctccctcctcccAGGGGCGATGGGCGCGCTCTCCGGAgtcgcgcagcagaaggcgaacgcgcagaATGCAGTCCGCATGGGCGGAGAGAGCTCGAAACTTTAAACCCGCCCGagggcgcgcctcgagcgtcACGCAGCCACGCTGTGCCGTATCGGATGCCACGAGCGGGTTCAACAGGCCGCGAAGCGAAAGCTGCCCAGCGTGCAACATCGACATTGAAGTTCTCCAGGCCGCAGGCgtcagcgccggcgacgccacAGCCTGTCGCCTGCCCCTGTCCCTTCTCACGGCGTCTGAGtggggagaggcgggcgagagtCTCAGTCAGGAGCGAgagcagggcgagggcgcatggcgcgcgggctgcggaGAAAGCCAGAaagagcggcgcaggcgggaaAAGGCCCCAGTTCGGACTGTCgaccgcatgcagcagaccgaggagacgcaggcgacgcgaagcgagTGGATGGAGCGTCTtcaggccgcggaggagtcCGCGAGGACCTTCGCgctccagctgcagcggagcAAACAAGATGCGCTGGAAAAAGAGAAACTCGAAACAGAAgttgcggcgctgcgcgcgcgacaccAAGGTCtgcagtgtacgtacaccgcgctcgaggagaggctgcgagaaaaggagagagaagaggatgcgcggagacaggcgaaggacgaagaggacaagctgcgcgaacgcgacagaaaagaagtagcggctcgcgccgcgcatgcggaggccAGGCAGGAATCGCTGGAGAAGGAAGCTGagtctctgcgcgaggcgcttcggGATGCGCGGCGCGATGCAGAGAAGGCTAAGGAGCGAACAGACAAAAGAACGCGAAGCCTGATGGAAAAAcacgaaaaagaaaagacgaCGCGTGAGCAGGAGTTCCGTAAGCAGCTGCGACAGCTCGAAGACGCCTTCAAGGAGACACTCCAA CAATGCCGCAGGGAGCACCTGGCTGCCGAGGAcgctttccgcgcgcggttccgcgagagggagcgggaggaggagaaaacgcTGCAGATGCTGAGAGACGAAAAACGCACCACCGATGAGCAagagcgccttctgcgcgcggcggcgcgacaggaagaagaggcgaaccGCGCGATTCAGAAACTCGCTGACAAGCTCGAGGAGGCttcgagggagacgcaggcgctttGCAGGGAAAAGGAGCGCCTCGCAGATCGCCTGGCGCATGCTCAAA GCGAGTCGGCGAGGGATGACGAAGAGcttcggcaggcgcgcgtcctcctgcagcagctgcgcggggaCTTTCAAACGTTTAGGGAGACCTGCGTGTCGCGTGAGCGATTCGAGCTCTCTGAGAAGGCCCGCGACCAGGCGGAGAGGCAACTCATAGGCGTGAAAGCGAGGGATGCGCAGcacgaggagacggcgaaggcgctccgcgaggcgcgggagaaggAAAAGCGGGTCGCGGATGCGCTCAGGGAAGCGAATCTGACGCTGAGCTTGAAGGAAAAAATGTTTAGAACGCAAGAAGAGCAACTTGACAACCTGCGAAATCAACTCAAGACGAAGGAAGAGGCCCTCGAGGAGATGGCCGCGCGACtcaagaagaaagaaaaagacacAGAGAAAAAACTCCAAGAATACGCCGACCG agCGCATGACTGGCGAGGCAAGTACGAGGAGGAAGTTGCGCCTTTGCGTcgggcgctggaggagagagagaagacgttTGAGGAGCTTCAcagcgcacacgcggagCTGGAAAGGAAGTTCCTctcgcagcaggcggcgctcgagTACGCAcaggaggagctgcaggcgctcacGGCCTCCGTCGCGGAGAAGCGTGAGCGCGAAAAGGCTGAGCTGgagcgcgtctggcgcctggaacacgaagaggcgacccgcgcgctggctgggcagctgaaggccgccgaggagacggtactgcggctgcgcgccgaggcccgagagcgcgagagggagggcgagcgcctgcgagagcggctggaagaaacgaagaagaagaagaaggaacgcgACATGGAGATGCGGATTCTACTCGAActcgaagaaaaaaaaaaggccCACGCCGCCGAAACCGTCAAGCAAATGGACGGCCTCCTCAGGCAACTTGAAAAAGAATGCAGTGGAAAGCGAACCGCGAAATAA
- a CDS encoding OTU family cysteine protease (encoded by transcript BESB_028030) gives MEVIVRCSNTRHRVTLPIEATVEDLLLRVRDLTGLSPSRQILKIGYPPQPVALGEESESRSLADAGVKSKDLIIVEERKEGMPLPAGRRDLSSVRAASPPPSERSHEPQQRSDAASAGGDQRTRLLRNGEPSLREQRDRANSTADGWNSAFSSGVRTPDCSASAALVQAPRPPASLSASTASATPLSPPPLSASRLAASAEAGGGTPGIAPPAHETQNGARAGGDFGEAAKSGVASAAFVGEAFRCVVPSDNSCLFTCLSMLAARDKSPQDLRNLVAAAIESDPESFSDAILERPRAAYIQWITTRTSWGGYVELAILAQELRHEVVVLDIETMRKDVYGDRRSGRRVYLLYDGVHYDAVLAKPVAGVLGASIRDVREDERRTGGAFFSIDSREPESLFCYHVFAPDDVQTEAKVVALAAELHKQRSFVSMKQMSFHCLVCGAGIRSQEEMREHARETGHGNFGEARR, from the coding sequence ATGGAGGTCATTGTGCGGTGTAGCAACACCCGCCACCGCGTGACGCTTCCCATAGAAGCAACGGTAGAAGATCTTCTTCTGCGAGTTCGCGACCTGACGGGGTTGAGTCCCTCGCGGCAGATTCTGAAGATTGGCtatccgccgcagcctgtcGCGTtgggagaagaaagcgagtcGCGGTCGCTTGCCGATGCCGGAGTCAAGTCGAAGGACCTCATCATCGTCGAAGAGCGAAAGGAAGGGATGCCGTTGCCTGCAGGACGCAGAGACCTGTCCAGtgtgcgcgccgcgtctcccccACCGAGCGAACGGAGCCACGAACCGCAGCAaaggagcgacgcggcaaGCGCAGGGGGGGACCAGCGAACGCGACTGCTGAGAAACGGTGAGCCTTCCTTGCGCGAacagcgcgaccgcgcgaaTTCGACGGCGGACGGCTGGAATAGTGCCTTCTCctcaggtgtacgtacacctgactgctcggcgtctgccgcgttAGTccaagcgccgcgcccgccggcctcgcttTCCGCGTCCACGGCAAGTGCGACTCctttgtctccgccgcctttgtcggcgtcgcgtctggcggcgtctgcagaagCCGGTGGAGGCACGCCAGGAATCGCTCCGCCGGCACATGAGACGCAAaacggcgcgcgagcagggGGGGACTTCGGCGAGGCGGCTAAGAGCGgcgtcgcgagcgcggcgttCGTGGGGGAGGCGTTTCGGTGCGTCGTGCCGTCAGACAACAGTTGCTTGTTTACGTGCCTGAGcatgctggcggcgcgcgacaagTCGCCGCAGGATCTGCGGAACTTGGTGGCGGCTGCGATTGAGAGCGACCCGGAGTCGTTCTCTGACGCGATCCTggagcgcccgcgcgcggcgtacATCCAGTGGATCACGACGCGGACCAGTTGGGGCGGCTACGTGGAGCTCGCGATCTtggcgcaggagctgcggcaCGAAGTGGTAGTGCTTGACATCGAGACGATGCGGAAGGACGTCTACGGCGACAGGCGAAGCGGACGGCGTGTGTACCTGCTCTACGACGGCGTCCACTACGACGCGGTGCTCGCGAAGCCCGTCGCAGGCGTCTTGGGCGCGTCCATCCGAGACGTGCGAGAGGACGAGAGGCGCACGGgaggcgccttcttctcgatCGACAGCAGAGAACCGGAGAGCCTGTTCTGCTACCACGTCTTCGCTCCCGACGACGTCCAGACGGAGGCAAAGGTCGTCGCGCTAGCCGCGGAGCTGCACAAGCAGCGGAGCTTCGTGAGCATGAAGCAGATGTCGTTCCactgcctcgtctgcggggCGGGCATTCGCAGCCAAGAGGAGATGCGGGAGCACGCGCGCGAAACAGGCCACGGGAACTTCGGCGAAGCTCGGCGCTAG
- a CDS encoding dynein light chain (encoded by transcript BESB_028040): MADAASLREYQIPDIVMKGADMCAERVAFAAEVAKKGYVSLLKNDLKYWQEVAQMLKQDFDKKFDGTWHVVVGQHFGAFVTHEAQQMIYFSIGAVNFLIYKHG; this comes from the coding sequence ATGGCAGAcgcggcttctctgcggGAGTATCAGATTCCCGACATTGTGATGAAGGGCGCGGACATGTGCGCGGAGAGAGTCGCCTTTGCCGCGGAAGTCGCAAAGAAGGGCTACGTGTCGCTGTTGAAAAACGATCTAAAATACTGGCAGGAAGTTGCGCAGATGCTGAAACAAGATTTCGACAAAAAGTTCGACGGAACGTGGCACGTCGTCGTTGGGCAGCACTTTGGGGCCTTCGTGACTCACGAGGCGCAGCAAATGATCTACTTCTCCATCGGCGCCGTCAACTTTCTCATTTACAAACACGGATGA